A stretch of DNA from Excalfactoria chinensis isolate bCotChi1 chromosome 19, bCotChi1.hap2, whole genome shotgun sequence:
CGCTGGCCCAAAGGATACAATCCAGAACTTCCAGTTGTGCAGCGTGGAGGAGCGCACGTAGTCGTCAAACATGCTGCGCATCTGGTCGAAGCGCTGCCGCGTGATGGGCACCCCGGtggctggcagctgctcctggcacaggctgtgagGCACAAACAGTGCTGTGGGGCCACGGGTAGGAGGCTGGGGCACACGGCAGCTGCCCCACGGGAGGAGCCCAGTGTGCCGCAGGGCTCGGTGGCTCTGCATGTTCCAGGCAGGCGACATCTCGTTCTCTGGGCAGCACGTCGCACACAGCACCGTTTTTTGAGCACTGCCCCGTGCCGGGGAGCACAAAGGAAAGTGGGTTCTGGCAATGCTCAGAAGAGGTGCTGCGGCCTGCTGCCCCTGGCACTGCCATCGGCCCTGCCTAGCTGTGCTGATGCAGGCAGCTACTCCCTGCTGCCCCCACGAGCCGTGCCCGCCTACTTGATCGAGCTGTTGAGCTCCTCAATCTGCTCCCGCAGCCGCTGCGCCTCGTCCTGGAGAGCTGCCCGctcctgctgcagtttgcagaTGTACTCAGCAGTCTTCTGCAAGGTGGTGGCCTTGCTGACCTGCAGAGTGGCAGAAGTGGGATGGTACGGGGAGCCAATGGGGTGAGTAGGGCACAAGGGGCTGTGTGCTCCATTGCTGAGCCTTGGCATCAGGCTGCAGGCCTTAGGCACAATGTTAATGCCGGCACAGCCCAGGGCCGTGTCATCACTAGGCGATGTCCCATGTCCCTGCACGCCTGGCGCCAGCCCATACAGCACCATGTGCTCACCTTAATGCTGGGCTGGGCGCTCAGCGTGCTCACCAGGCTGTGTAGCGTGTCAAAGCCCAGCTTGATATTGAAACGTCTCTTCTGCTCAGCAGAGATGTGTGTGATGCGCCGGCTCTccatctgcaggcagcagagatgGCCTTGGGCCTCTCCCTGCATTGGAGACAGGCTGTCCCCAAGCATGCATCGAGCGTGGGGCTGAATGtgggggcagcagggagggggtgCATATGGAGAAGCTGCCCCTGTAAGAGGCAGCACTTGCTCCCACCATACCTTGCTGGAGTCCGGCCTGCCCCGACGGGAGGGGGGATGGTGCAGGGAGATGGTGGTACTGGGTGGTGGAGCAGCTCCCGGGGACACCTGGCTGGGCTTGGGCCAGTCACTGCCTGGGGGATTAGAGGGAGTGCACTGGGAGAGCgtgagcactgcagcactgccctggcTCTGGGGCAGCAAACCCCTCAGCTGGTGGCGCCGTGTCTGACCACGTCTTGTTGCCCCATCTAACCCCAAATCTCTCTCATTTTCACAAGAGATGGGAGCATTTGGGACATGAAGTTTCAAATTCCCAGTGGGGTGGAAACcaccagcagagccctgagtgCAGAAGGGCTGCGGTTTGCAGCACTCAGCTGGAAGTGGAAATGAGCTTCCTGCTCCCGTCTGGTTTCTGTGGGTGAAAGCAGGCTGCTTCCTGCCTTAAAACCCAGCTCTGGTTTTCAAAACCACATTCTGACATTTTGCTACGTGttgtattttcctgtttatgGTTTTGCCCCCCAGCGAAGGAGCCAGACGAATGGTCTGCGCCCTCcccagcagaaagaaatggttttctttcagGTGGGTAATTAGAAGCagtagaatgaaaaataaattgaactttctcagaagaaaaaccaCCAGACACAAAAAACCCAGTTTGGTTCAAGCTCCCTGCAGGAAACGGGGCATCCTGCGGGCAGCCAGACTCACCACAGACCAGTGTTGGGGAGAGACGCTCAACCTTGGGGACCCGCAGCGGCCCTGGTGCAGCACCTGCCTGCATCACAGGCACCTCCTgtgaagggctggagccaggagaCAGCACCGAGCTCAGCTGGGCCACTCTGGGCAGGAAGACATCAGGAACATCAGGGACATTGCTCTGCTGCGGAGAGAAGGCAGGGGGAAGCAGGAGGGAGGTTGGGGCCAGCACCCCCTGCACGCCAGGTTTACGCAGCCCCTTTGGTTACTCAAAACCCGCAGTGGGACCAGGGAGCCCCACAGGGCCCTGAGCTGAGgtctctcccagctctgccacttCTCCATCTGGGGCTGACTCCCACCCGGCCTCACTCCGAGCTCCCGCAGTACCTTGGCCTCAAGCCCCAAGTACATCTAACTCTGTTTTGCAAAGGGCTTCACACAGAGCCACTTTCTCTCCACTCTCCTTGTTCCCCAGCAACACGAAGGCAATTCCCAGCCAAAGGGAGCAGTCCCCAACCTGGAGATAGGTGGGTGCTTACCGGAGAGGCCGGGGACGCAGGCATGAGCGCGGGGCCGTGCACGTGTGGAGCATCGAGGGCTGGCTCCTGCTTGGCTGCAAGAAATCCGAGAGCAGAAGGGCGCTTCTGCATCGGGCAGTTGGTGCTCGGGTGACATTTTCCCGCCCCGTGGCAGTGCTGGCCCTGAGCACCAGCCCACCTGTCCATCTGCCCCAGGGACGGCTGTAGCTGCAGGAAGCTGCCCACCTCTCCCAGCATTCCTGCTTCCCTCCAGATCCCCccaactccaccacccccaaTTCCCCTGTCACCCCTCACCTGTGGCCAGCAGCTGGGTCAGGCAGACGTTGGGCACTGTCAGGTGTGGAGGCACAGCAGGGCCTGGCGCTCTCTTTGCCTTGGTGCCGCTGCCCTTCATCTTCGGCCGCTCGCCCAGGGTCGGCCCTTTTGGGGTAGCAAACCTGGGCCCAGGTGGCACGGCGGGGTGCAGGTGCTGGGGCGCAGCTGGGCTGGGGTACCCTAGGGGCACCACGTCCATGGCGTAGCCCAGGCCCGGGGTGTGCTGGGCAAAGCACGGCACGGACAGCGGGGATGCGGGGTGGGTGAGGAGCGAGGGGCCGGGCGAGGCGGGGAAGGGGAACTTGGAGTGGGGTGCAGAGGCAGGGGAAAATGGCGGCTGTGAGCCCAGCAACGGGGTGCCAGGGGCCTGGCTGGGGGCGGTGTAAGGGAGGCTGAGTGGCTCCGTGCCGAGGCACTTGCTGGGTAAACCGTACTGCAGCAAGGGCTTGGGTTTGAGCTGAGGGCTGAGGCAGCCAGGCACAGCGGTGAGGGGCTCAGGGGCCAGCGGTGGCTGCTCGGGGCCAAAGAAAGCGCCGTGGAGGCTGAGCTGGGTAGCGTCACCGGGCTGTGGGGGACACGGCTGTGTCAGGAGGGGTGGCTCGGGCACCGGCAGCCGTGGGTCATGGGCCAGGGTCCCGCTCACCTGGACGAGAGGGCTGGGTGGGAGTGGGGCATCGGGGCTGGCGGGCACGGTCCCTCCATTGCCATAGAGGGGCTCAAAGCAGGGTGGCTCCTGGTAGCCCAGCGGCATCTGCGCAGGCAGCGGCCGATGGCCGATGAAAATATCTGTGGGGTGAAGCAAAGAGATGGTGATGGGCAGTGGGGGCCTGGGGAGTGCTTCAGCCCCTGGAAAGGGGGATGCAGGGTTGGGGCATGCAGGAGGGAGCTGCATGCTGTGCCTGGGACCGGCAGGGACTTGCTGGCGTCATGTTCACCTGTCAGGGCTGGAACAGctcctggctgtgcagcagaTTTGGTGCCCTGGTTGTGAAACATCAGAGCTCCACATGGCGGGAGAGAAGAGGCAGCTCGTGCGCTCAGCCCAGCTTTGCCATGCACACTGGGACAGGAAAACCCGCCCAGGAACACCACCCAAGGGTGGAGACCCCATCCCCAACACCCAGCTGAGACCGCATGCTCTGGCTGCTCTCGGGGATCCGGTCTCTCCCTGCATCCCCACCgccagccctgagctgtgcaGTAACTGAGCCCTTATGCTGCGGGGcagtggcagagctggcagatgtggggcagccctgaggagtggGTCGCACCGTCCTGGAGCCACGGGACAGTCCCACTGGGGTTGGGGCAAGTGTTTGCCTCCCAGCCCCAGTCCTGCTGTGCGTGCTGCCTGTGGCTAACCACATCCCATGGCCTTCCTGAAGCCGAGCCCCGTGACCCAGCCACGActccctctcccttcctgtCTCCTTCCCACAGCCCCAGTGCTTCCGCAGGCCCAGACACCATGGCACagagtgctgcctgctgcctggggcaTCACCTCCCCACTGAGTGGGAGTGCTGGGTGGGCTTGCAAGCAGCTGCCTGACAGCCTCTGGCACGGGGTCTGTATCCAAGCAGCTTCTCCAGCTCATGAGCACTTACACCTCCACTGTGTGTGCTCAGCTGCCCTGAGCCCTTctgagctgctcctgcccaTCCAGTATGCCCCGAGCGCTGGCCATGCTATGGGGGCTCCTGCaggctctggcacaggctgccatgCCTGGGATGCCCTGGCTGGAACAAGCAAAGCCTCTGGGACTGATAACTGTTTGAATCTACACCTGAGGAAcaaatgcagctgcagagggaaaTGCCATGACCATCCCAGCAGTGCCACACAGCACATCGcacctgctctgctcagcactgacaCGGCCCCttctctcccagccctgcacacagcggCTGCAGCCAACGTGCCCTGGCTGGGGATGGTATTCAGCTACATACCCTTCAtggatgggcagcagcactgccatcctgttcttccagCCCACAGCTACAGACAGATGGCCGCTGTCTGCACAAGCACTCCCATGCTCATAATGGCCTCCAAGGCACCCAGAGCCTCCCAGCTCCACCATCCTCCAGGGCAGCAGTTCATCCTCCTCAGAACTGAACTCTTCCTGCTCCCAGTCCCACCCAGACTGGGGCTGGGACACACCGAAGCTcaggagcactgcagagccGCACCTGCCCTCCAGAGCTGGCCCTTGGTGTGCACAGGGGCACAGCCAGGCATGGTTGCTGCCCTCGCAGGGACCGCAGCACCTGGTTCCACACTGCCCCCAACCCTCATCTGTGCCCACGCTTTGCCATCTCCTGCGCACACCGTGCCATCTCCTGCGCACACCGTGCCATCTCCTGCTGCCGGCACCAAAGCTACGCATGCATTTACAGGCATTTCTaatgcccagctctgcagattCGATTCCTCTTGTGTCGCTTGCTGTGCTGCCGCAGTGGGTGGCAGATGCTGCCCGGCACAACAGCTGGAAGCCCCCTGTCCTCcacctctcccttcccttccccacccTGCAGCTCTCGCCCATGCTCCTCTCCGCTCACACTGCCCTGCCCCGCTGCcaagctgtgcagtgcagccagGGCACGGTGCCACCTGGGGGACGAGAGCCCCCGTGGTCAGCACACCACACCTTCAGCATTCTGCTCCAATACCGGGCTGCTCTCCAAAGAGACTCCTGTTACAGAGCCTGCTCCCAAGGCTGGGACACTCCGTGGTTGGCCCTTGACTCTGGGAAAGCATGGCAGCGCCATGGGGTGATGCCACCCCACCAGCCTGGCCCCAGGGCCCCAGTGAGCAGTGCAGGTCCTACCTGGAGTGCAGGGCCAACAGCACTCAGGTACCGGGCTGGGCTGCTCCCTCGTCTCTGCCATCGGGACTTCTCCACCCACCCCACACTGCGCTCTGGCACCCACTGAGGACACGACGTGGTTCCTCATTTGGGGATTGGCTTGTGCTTGCTGACTGACAGGCACCAAGCTCAGTGACAGTCCCCAGACACAGCGATGGCCCCGTGACCCCACTGGAGTCCTGAGCCCCCGCTCTGCCCTGCTGGCCTTGTCCGTAAGGCACAGACCCAGGATCCAGAAGCCCTGCGCACACTGGCAGCAGAAGTGGCTGAGGGGACTTCACTCAGGGCTGGGTGCATTTCAGCTCTGGCACACAGCGCCCAGCCTTTGGCAGCAGCCCCCTTCCTGGGAAGGGACTCTCCATCCTCTCACCCTACAGCCCTGTGACCACAGCGGCAGCCCTGCACAAAGCACAGCCGACGCTTTATCCCAGGCAGCACCCAGGGCAAAATGCTCATAGAAATACGTAGCTTTGGATGGGCACCACAGTGCCATGTGCCATTCCCTGCTGGAGGCCAGGCTGTGCCACATTGTGCTCACgccagcagcaccagagggAACGCTGCCCATAGACAGAGGTactggggctgctctgtgtcacTGTCAGGAGGTGCTGCTTCAGAGGTCAGTACAGCCTCCCAGCTGCATAGGACCTGCAAGGGGAAGGGCACTTCTCAGGTGTCATTCTGACCCCTTTGGGCTTTGCCCACGGTTCAGCCCACAGGGACGTGGGGACTAGAAGTTGTGAGGGCTGCACCCAACTGGGCACACCAGACTGCCCCACGGCTGCCCTGCTCCCCACCAGCATCTGGTCTTGCATCAGCCGGTGGCTGTGTGGTGCAAGGGCCTGTGCTTCCTCCAGCAGAGGGAAGTGGGTGGTGGAGGCGGCTGCAGTGGCACGGCAGGAGCCTTGTGCAGGCTCTGTGCAGGGCATGGACGTGTTCTGAGGGCTCCCAAGGCCCGGTGCTGCCAGAGGCTGCTTGTGGGGTCCCACCCTGCAAAGTGTGCCCATGCCACTGGCTCCAGCACATCTGAGGCCTCTGGTGTGGCGTGCATCAGCAGTGCCTGGCCCTGGCACCGCCCGAGGGTACAATGCACAGGGCACATGTGACAAGGACACATCCTGACTGACTGCACAGCACTCACGGACACCGCACTGCTCCAGCAGAGTGTCCTGTGTCACAGGCAGGTCCTGGTGGTAGCACTGCGGGCGGAGGTGCTGCCAGGATGGCTTGCTTGTCCCCTGTTGCCCCTCAGCAGCCCTCTGCCTGTCCTGGACACCACCAATACTTCTGGTTTTCAAGGCAGGGACTGTGAGCTGTCCTCAGAAGACACAGCACAGTCCATCATGGGGTCCCAGCACccaccagctgctctgcagcaacagagcagggaggagagggacAGTGGTACAGAACCCACTCCCTAGaggtttctgctttctgtggggATAACTGCTCAGCTCCACGTTCGGCTGCAGGGTGTGCAGAGCTGCACGGATGTAGGGTTGCACCCAGGCCAGCTCTTACCTGATATCTCCATGGTATCATCCAAGCTGGGCTGCAGAGGTGCCAGGTCTGGCTGGATCATGTCAGCATTCCCAATATACGCTGGAAGACAGAACTGCAATGTTAGGATGCTGCATCCCCAGCTCCCCACCTCAGGGCTGGCACTGCCAACCTCACTAACAACCACCCACAGCCTCACCCTGTGGGTCGcgccctgccccacagcaccgCGCAGGGACCCATCCTCTGGGGATATCCCATTCCCACCACTCCGCCCAGCAGCTTCTCTGGGGCCTCATTCAGGGCCCTGAATCCTCTGGGCAAGGCTGCAGCTTTTGGTGCAGAGCCAAGAAGTAACAATGTGCCACGAGCGAGTTGTTCTCCtgatcctcctcctcctcctccagcaagAGCGTGGCCCCACAGGGGTCACCTACCGTCCTCGGGGAGCTCCTGGTGGGCGCTGGGTATCTGTGTCATGGTGAAGAGGGTGTCAGAGATGTCCGAGAGGAATGTGTCCAAGTCAAAGTGCTGCCTACCCCCCGGCTCCTCCTCCTCGTCCCCCAGCAGCATGGGCACCACGTTGCAGAAGAGCTGGTTGCACCATTTCTCCGTTGGTCTCCAGGCATCCTCGTCCTGCACGAGATGGAGCAAGGAGCCAGTAGCACTCCTTGCAGGCAGCGCCCACGTCCCAGCCTGAGGCCTCCAGCTCGGCTCGCTGGTGCTCCCAGAGAGTCAGACGCCCCAAGTGCCTTCCACAGCCATTGGCGTCATCACCGACCGTGGCTTTCACCTGCCCTTCTCCcgagctgcccagggcagggaTCTGCGCCACGTCCCGCTGCCCCTGCctgcccttccccagcacactCACCCGCTTTGGGCTGGAGAGCTCTCCCTCCCGGCTGGACTTTCggagctggaaggagaagaaagcctGGATTGGCCCCggcagggctgggcagggcagagcggggcagggagagggagcagCGGGCTCCTGCCCTCAGTCACCTCCCGGCAGCCCGCAGGACCACGCCGCCTGCTCAGGCTCTGGCCCAGGCTGCTTCACATGTGCGCGGAGCCGTGGGGTGCAGCGGTGCGGGGCTGCAGCCCGGCCTTTTCAAGATGAGCGAGGGAGGAGGCTGGCACGGCGCTCCACCCCACGTGGCAGGCGGCCAAGGCCGGTGCCAACTAAACCAGCACCAGATTATCGTGGCTGGGAGTGACACCGGGTGACTCCGGGGTGACGCTGGGCCACCAGGCCTCGTTACACGTGCTGCCTGGCTGAGCTGCGGCTGACAGCGAATCCCGGCCCGGCTCGGGCCCCGCAGCGAGTCCTGCCCGTCCCACCGCAGCACGTGCACTGCGGGCGCAGCGCCAGGCCCAGCCTTGGAGCGGCGCTCCGGGCAGAGCCGGCCCGATCCGGGCTGCTGGAGCGCGCGGCAGCACCGCGCACGGCCGGGATGGGGTCACCGAACCGCGCCACCGTCACCGCGGGCACAACCGGCGGCTCCGCTTTGGACGCGCCGATGCGCCGCAGCGCCGCCAGGGGCAGCAGGGCCAGAGCCGCTCACCCGCTTCTTGTAGTAGGTTCTCCACTTGTGGTACTCCCGCATCACCACCTCGATGCGCCGTTTCCAGTAGTTGCCCTCCAGCACCACGGCCTGGGGGGGCGATGCGGGGCGTCACGGCCGTGCCGCACCCCGGAGCCAACCCCCGCCCCACACCCGCAGCCAGCCCACGCCTGCCCCGGGTACCCGCAGCCGGGACCGCCGTCCGCAGGACGCATCACCATCACTTCATCCCTCACGTTCATGAGCGCAGCAAGCAGGGGTGGGAGCTCTGCTGCCGGCGGGTCCTCAGCTCCTCCCTGTGCCCCCCACACCCGCCCCCAGATCCGGCTGTCAGGAGAGCCTACACTACCTCTGGTTTGCGGTGCTCATCAGCCTCCGACCCCTCCAGGGGGGTGATGAAACCACACACGGGGTTCTTCCTCTGCTCCACATCTGCTCAGGGGAAAACACACTTGGCTTTGTCCGCAGCTCCCTCCCCGCGCAGGGGAAGGTACCCGCGTGTCTGGGCACTGCCATGATGaggtgcctgcagggctgggcgCCCTCTGTGCCATCGCGGGGTAGCCGGGTGCTCAGCAGAAGGAGCAGGCTGTGCCCCATACTCACACTGGATGTACCACGCTCTCCAGATGGCATTGTTGAGGCGGATTTTATCCCGGCAAAGCAGCCGCTGCCCCTTGAAATTCTTCCACTTTGGTGACACCAGCTTCCCACTGCAACACCGAGCAGAGGAGGAGCTGAAGGGGACCGTGCTGGGACCCCCAGCACAACCCCAGTGTGAGAGCTTTGCTGATCCTGCAAGGCCTCCAGAGCACCGGGGGTCACAGCATGGCAGGCAGAGGAATCCCCAGCTGCAGGGATTCCTGACCTTCCCCAGGTGGTGCCGACTGCTCCTATGGCTGTACCAAAGCTGCATCCTCACAtggagtgctgtgtgtgcactcCTCCCCAGTCAAAAGGCTGTCCCTTAATGACCTCTTTTCTGCTCTGGATCCCACTGACCCCTGTGCAtgcagggaggagaagaggcTGTGGCTGGGCATGGTAGGTGTTCCATACCCCATGCAGCATCTCTGGAGCACCCAGCAGGTGACAGCAGGGTGTCCTCTGAGAGCTCAGCACCGCTATTGCTCAGCCCCatctctgcagtgcttctgtCAGGGctccctcactgctgctgccaagaTCCTGGGGCTCCCTGCTCCTCAGCTCTGCAAAGTGGCTTTTCTGGCAGCTCTCCTTGCTACAGGCAGacactgctgggctgggaggagcagagagCCCCGTGGTTCCAATCACTGATGTAGGAACGCATCCATGGGCCAGAGCTCTCTCGCCCTCAGGAAGGACTGGGAGGGATGATCTGTGCCCCCAGGCCAGGAAGGACCCTGTCCCCACCGCTCTGGCCTGCAGAGGGTTAAGGCCCCGTCTCTGCACTGGCCACTCCACTATCAGCAGGATTTTGAACTTTCCCCatggcacaaaacaaacagcatggCGTTGCCAAGCAGAGGAGCCAATGGAAAGGACGGCCTTCCCCGGCACGTGgccagctcctgctggtcaAGGCTACCAGCCACACTCCTCCCTGGTGCTGCCCACGCTGCCCACTGGCTTAAAGGAGCAGCCCAAGCCCTCAGCCCTGGCCCCAGACTGCAGCAGAGTGTGGCCCTGCATGAGGCTGGGGGGCTGCAGTGTGCCACAGGACCGGGGCTGGGAGGGAGATGCCTCTGAACCGCGCCGCaacctgctttctttctcccattAATGATCCTTTCTGTTTTGGAGCTTATCAGGCTGATCTTTGCACACTGGTTTGCCTTGAAGGAAGCCCCACCCTTTACTGAAATTCTCTGCAGAGGAGGTGGATGTGAACACTGCACTGAGCCGCGACAGGACTGGGACGCAGCAGCACTTTGGCACAGCGCAGGTGTCCCGctgccctgcagggatgggatcACAAACCCCACTGCTGGCTGCGGgacacagagctcagcctgaacccagccctggcactgcagccagcagctcctgtctgCTCCGTGATGCCTTCAACCTGCCCAGAAGTTCAAGTGTTGCAGCCCTCACTGGGCAGTAAAATTTGTGCTTTGCTCCATGTCAGCACCAAGAGGACGGGGAAGGAATGAGCTGGAGAGATGCAGGGCTGTGCGAAGGAAATGGGCTGTAGCAGGGGGAGAAGGCCGAGGGATGGCCCTCCTTGCCAACATGAGCCCCCCTGGCCTTCCCACCTCACGGGAGCagcgggcagcagcagcagagcctttcCTTGTTCTGTAGCAGGAGGGACAGTGCCGGCCCCAGGCTGAAAAGTGACCATTTCTCAGTCCTGAGCCTCCATAGGAGGCTGAACCTGAGCTCTGACTCTTTTTAAGGTGCTGTAAAGCTGTGATGTCTGTGAGATGGAGAGGGGCAGCATGGAGGGACAGAAAGGCACCCATGAAAGAGAAGAACCGAGGGGAGAATTTGGGTACAGCCTAATGGCAAAATTTCCCCAGCTGGATTCCATTACCCACAGCTACCCTTAATCCAGGGCCAACCAAGAGCTGCTCCCACGGATGCTGAACAAGGCAGCTAGGAGACGCTGCTGATGTTTCAGGCTCTGGGGTGGCCAACAGGGCTGCCATTAACTTTGTAGCTGTTGTGGATCCTCCTTGCCAAGGGCTGCCATTCAACTTCAGCTACGGTTTGTCACGGTGTcggccctggggctgctgcacgCACAGCAGACACCTGAAGGGAGGGAGCCGTATCTGCAGCAtaagctgtgggtgctgcacagctcctgtcTGCTCCACCCCCAGCCACTTGCCCCTCTCCTGTCTGCCCGGAAGCTCAGGGGCACATGAACGAAATGCGGGCATCTCCAGCAGCAAGTAGGGCAAGTGTGGGGCTGGGACAGCAAAGCCAAGTGGGGCTGCCCTGTCCATCAGTGCCACCCGCACATGGCACCCAGGGTGACTCGGCTGGTGACACCTTGGCTGTCAGCCCGGTGACAAGAAGCGTGGCCATGGGCTGCGCCACCCAGTGCTGAATCCCGCCCCATCCCTGCACGGCTCTGGTCTCACCAGCACCCGAGAGCGACCTCACTGTGCACCACACCAGAGGGAGGCCGGCAACTGAATGAGACCCGGTGTGGGACCAGGAGATCGGCAGCACTTCCTGCCTGCCCTTCTTGGGAGTGTTTTTACAAGGCACCAAGAGGAGATTGACGGCCCAGGATCTTACGGGGACATTTTGGGAAAGCCGAGCCAACAGGGAGTGCTCGGAGCCTCGGGGTCCTGGTGAAAGAGGGGATGCGGGCTGAGGTCACAGGCCCGGGCACTGATAGACAGGAAGCAGGTGCTGTCACCAATggtgtggggtgtgtggggtgctGATGACGGCTCTGCTGGAGGAGGGTGGGTAGGATGCTCCGAGACAGAAGAAATTCTCAGCTGGCTCCAtcagagctgccccagcaccAGCTCCTCCCCCTGACACCGCCCGGGATGGCATTTTGTCAGCAGATATCACATCGCAGCCCAGCAGAAGATGGGGATGCCATCCATCGCACGTAGCAATTAGCAGCGGGGCAATTAGCGGAGCCGGGGCAGCACGGCCATGCGGGTGGGCCTCACAGAGAGCTGGGGATCAGCGAGTTGCCCTGGGACTCACCTGTACTCCAGGCTCATGCACTCGAAGAGCCACGTCAGGGTCGGGTCAATGCTCCGCGGATCGGCCGCTGAGGGCTCCGCACGGCGATGGGGCGGCGCGTCGCGGTGCGGGGATGACACCATGAAGTGGCCGCTGTGAATGACCTGCGACGGCTTCTGCCGCCCgctgcccggccccgctccgcccgcgGCCGCATCCTCAGAGTCAGAGTCAAAGTCAGAGTcggggcccggcccggccgggGGCTGCGCGAAGGGGGACGGCAGCCCCAGCCGAGTCTGCGCCATCGCCCAGCGCTGTCACCCGCGTGCCGCGCTCAGCCCTTGTGCTGCAGCACCGCCAGCATCCGGCCCACAGCGCGGCCTGAAAGGGCAGCACGCTGCTCTGCTCGTCTGCTCCTCTGCTATTCTGTTCCTCTGCCGCTCTGCTCGTCTGCTGCTCTGCTCgtctgctcctctgctgttcTGTTCCTCTGCCGCTC
This window harbors:
- the MLXIPL gene encoding carbohydrate-responsive element-binding protein isoform X2, translating into MAQTRLGLPSPFAQPPAGPGPDSDFDSDSEDAAAGGAGPGSGRQKPSQVIHSGHFMVSSPHRDAPPHRRAEPSAADPRSIDPTLTWLFECMSLEYSGKLVSPKWKNFKGQRLLCRDKIRLNNAIWRAWYIQYVEQRKNPVCGFITPLEGSEADEHRKPEAVVLEGNYWKRRIEVVMREYHKWRTYYKKRLRKSSREGELSSPKRDEDAWRPTEKWCNQLFCNVVPMLLGDEEEEPGGRQHFDLDTFLSDISDTLFTMTQIPSAHQELPEDAYIGNADMIQPDLAPLQPSLDDTMEISDIFIGHRPLPAQMPLGYQEPPCFEPLYGNGGTVPASPDAPLPPSPLVQVSGTLAHDPRLPVPEPPLLTQPCPPQPGDATQLSLHGAFFGPEQPPLAPEPLTAVPGCLSPQLKPKPLLQYGLPSKCLGTEPLSLPYTAPSQAPGTPLLGSQPPFSPASAPHSKFPFPASPGPSLLTHPASPLSVPCFAQHTPGLGYAMDVVPLGYPSPAAPQHLHPAVPPGPRFATPKGPTLGERPKMKGSGTKAKRAPGPAVPPHLTVPNVCLTQLLATAKQEPALDAPHVHGPALMPASPASPQSNVPDVPDVFLPRVAQLSSVLSPGSSPSQEVPVMQAGAAPGPLRVPKVERLSPTLVCGSDWPKPSQVSPGAAPPPSTTISLHHPPSRRGRPDSSKMESRRITHISAEQKRRFNIKLGFDTLHSLVSTLSAQPSIKVSKATTLQKTAEYICKLQQERAALQDEAQRLREQIEELNSSINLCQEQLPATGVPITRQRFDQMRSMFDDYVRSSTLHNWKFWIFSVIIRPLFESFNSMVSTTSMDSLTQTSLAWLEQHCSLPALRPSILSSLRQLSVSTSILSDPARVPEQAARAAAGGGAS
- the MLXIPL gene encoding carbohydrate-responsive element-binding protein isoform X3, with translation MAQTRLGLPSPFAQPPAGPGPDSDFDSDSEDAAAGGAGPGSGRQKPSQVIHSGHFMVSSPHRDAPPHRRAEPSAADPRSIDPTLTWLFECMSLEYSGKLVSPKWKNFKGQRLLCRDKIRLNNAIWRAWYIQYVEQRKNPVCGFITPLEGSEADEHRKPEAVVLEGNYWKRRIEVVMREYHKWRTYYKKRLRKSSREGELSSPKRDEDAWRPTEKWCNQLFCNVVPMLLGDEEEEPGGRQHFDLDTFLSDISDTLFTMTQIPSAHQELPEDAYIGNADMIQPDLAPLQPSLDDTMEISDIFIGHRPLPAQMPLGYQEPPCFEPLYGNGGTVPASPDAPLPPSPLVQPGDATQLSLHGAFFGPEQPPLAPEPLTAVPGCLSPQLKPKPLLQYGLPSKCLGTEPLSLPYTAPSQAPGTPLLGSQPPFSPASAPHSKFPFPASPGPSLLTHPASPLSVPCFAQHTPGLGYAMDVVPLGYPSPAAPQHLHPAVPPGPRFATPKGPTLGERPKMKGSGTKAKRAPGPAVPPHLTVPNVCLTQLLATAKQEPALDAPHVHGPALMPASPASPQSNVPDVPDVFLPRVAQLSSVLSPGSSPSQEVPVMQAGAAPGPLRVPKVERLSPTLVCGSDWPKPSQVSPGAAPPPSTTISLHHPPSRRGRPDSSKMESRRITHISAEQKRRFNIKLGFDTLHSLVSTLSAQPSIKVSKATTLQKTAEYICKLQQERAALQDEAQRLREQIEELNSSINLCQEQLPATGVPITRQRFDQMRSMFDDYVRSSTLHNWKFWIFSVIIRPLFESFNSMVSTTSMDSLTQTSLAWLEQHCSLPALRPSILSSLRQLSVSTSILSDPARVPEQAARAAAGGGAS
- the MLXIPL gene encoding carbohydrate-responsive element-binding protein isoform X1, producing MAQTRLGLPSPFAQPPAGPGPDSDFDSDSEDAAAGGAGPGSGRQKPSQVIHSGHFMVSSPHRDAPPHRRAEPSAADPRSIDPTLTWLFECMSLEYSGKLVSPKWKNFKGQRLLCRDKIRLNNAIWRAWYIQYVEQRKNPVCGFITPLEGSEADEHRKPEAVVLEGNYWKRRIEVVMREYHKWRTYYKKRLRKSSREGELSSPKRDEDAWRPTEKWCNQLFCNVVPMLLGDEEEEPGGRQHFDLDTFLSDISDTLFTMTQIPSAHQELPEDAYIGNADMIQPDLAPLQPSLDDTMEISDIFIGHRPLPAQMPLGYQEPPCFEPLYGNGGTVPASPDAPLPPSPLVQVSGTLAHDPRLPVPEPPLLTQPCPPQPGDATQLSLHGAFFGPEQPPLAPEPLTAVPGCLSPQLKPKPLLQYGLPSKCLGTEPLSLPYTAPSQAPGTPLLGSQPPFSPASAPHSKFPFPASPGPSLLTHPASPLSVPCFAQHTPGLGYAMDVVPLGYPSPAAPQHLHPAVPPGPRFATPKGPTLGERPKMKGSGTKAKRAPGPAVPPHLTVPNVCLTQLLATAKQEPALDAPHVHGPALMPASPASPQSNVPDVPDVFLPRVAQLSSVLSPGSSPSQEVPVMQAGAAPGPLRVPKVERLSPTLVCGSDWPKPSQVSPGAAPPPSTTISLHHPPSRRGRPDSSKGEAQGHLCCLQMESRRITHISAEQKRRFNIKLGFDTLHSLVSTLSAQPSIKVSKATTLQKTAEYICKLQQERAALQDEAQRLREQIEELNSSINLCQEQLPATGVPITRQRFDQMRSMFDDYVRSSTLHNWKFWIFSVIIRPLFESFNSMVSTTSMDSLTQTSLAWLEQHCSLPALRPSILSSLRQLSVSTSILSDPARVPEQAARAAAGGGAS